Proteins encoded together in one Corallococcus soli window:
- a CDS encoding response regulator — MLELKRILLVEDSANDVALTLAALEEVHLANEVVVVRDGQQALDYLFRKGEYAGRQDGHPAVVLLDLKLPKVDGLEVLEKVKGAPELKAVPVVMLTSSREERDLARSYGLGVNAYVVKPVAFPDFVSALRELGLFWAVVNQPPPGAPTPGAAK; from the coding sequence GTGCTTGAGCTCAAGAGGATCCTCCTGGTCGAAGACAGCGCCAACGACGTGGCGCTCACGCTGGCGGCGCTGGAGGAGGTGCACCTGGCCAACGAGGTCGTGGTGGTGCGCGACGGGCAGCAGGCGCTGGACTACCTATTCCGCAAGGGGGAGTACGCGGGCCGCCAGGACGGCCACCCGGCCGTGGTGCTGCTGGACCTGAAGCTGCCGAAGGTGGACGGGCTGGAGGTGCTGGAGAAGGTGAAGGGCGCTCCGGAGCTGAAGGCCGTGCCGGTGGTGATGCTCACCTCGTCGCGCGAGGAGCGGGACCTGGCGCGCAGCTATGGCCTGGGCGTGAATGCCTACGTGGTGAAGCCGGTGGCCTTCCCTGACTTCGTGTCCGCGCTGCGCGAGCTGGGCCTGTTCTGGGCGGTGGTGAACCAGCCGCCCCCGGGGGCGCCCACGCCGGGAGCCGCGAAGTGA
- a CDS encoding sensor histidine kinase: MSGRGNAALELNPAAASGRPLSILLLEDSPLDAQLVAAQLEEGGLPATLECAAGRTAFTHALAKGKFDLILSDYNVPGFDGMSALEAAQAVCPDTPFLFVSGALGEDRAIELLKRGATDYVLKDRLERLGPSVRRALREAEGVRLRKRTEEALRRSEERYQLVAHASFDAIWDWDLQTDAMHWIGDATEEVFGFRLEEVGSDAAWWRRHIHEDDRERVLSGLQRAFEADEDRWQDEYRVLRKDASYAYVAAQGCIVRGASGKVRRIVGALRDITERRRAEEEKQKLVHEAQKRVEFEQQLIGIVSHDLRNPLGAILTGASLMLRREDIQPWHAKAAARILSAAERATRMIRDLLDFTQARMGGGIPVQAAPCDFHALTMQVVEEARTAHPERTILVAQEGDGQGAWDSDRMAQVLSNILGNALKYSPEDTPVRVESRGEPDALVVHVRNGGDPIQPELLPRIFEPLQRGTMVGRSERSIGLGLYIVRQLVLAHGGTVDARSSASEGTEFTVRLPRVPASETPSSGTES, from the coding sequence GTGAGTGGACGCGGCAATGCCGCGCTGGAGCTGAATCCGGCCGCCGCCTCCGGGCGGCCGCTGTCCATCCTGCTGCTGGAGGACAGCCCGCTGGATGCGCAGCTGGTGGCCGCGCAGTTGGAGGAGGGCGGACTGCCCGCGACGCTGGAGTGCGCCGCGGGCCGGACGGCCTTCACCCACGCGCTGGCGAAGGGGAAGTTCGACCTCATCCTGTCCGACTACAACGTGCCGGGCTTCGACGGGATGAGCGCGCTGGAGGCGGCGCAGGCGGTGTGTCCGGACACGCCCTTCCTGTTCGTCTCCGGGGCGCTGGGCGAGGACCGCGCCATCGAGCTGCTCAAGCGCGGCGCCACCGACTACGTGCTCAAGGACCGGCTGGAGCGGCTGGGGCCCAGCGTGCGCCGGGCCCTGCGCGAGGCGGAGGGGGTGCGGCTGCGCAAGCGCACGGAGGAGGCGCTGCGCCGTTCGGAGGAGCGCTACCAACTGGTGGCGCACGCGAGCTTCGACGCCATCTGGGACTGGGACCTGCAGACGGACGCGATGCACTGGATTGGCGACGCGACGGAGGAGGTCTTCGGCTTCCGGCTGGAGGAGGTGGGCTCGGACGCGGCGTGGTGGCGGCGGCACATCCACGAGGACGACCGCGAGCGGGTGCTGTCCGGGTTGCAGCGGGCCTTCGAGGCGGACGAGGACCGGTGGCAGGACGAGTACCGGGTGCTGCGCAAGGACGCGTCGTATGCGTACGTGGCGGCGCAGGGCTGCATCGTGCGCGGGGCGAGCGGCAAGGTGCGGCGCATCGTGGGCGCCCTGCGCGACATCACCGAGCGGCGGCGCGCGGAGGAGGAGAAGCAGAAGCTGGTGCACGAGGCCCAGAAGCGGGTGGAGTTCGAGCAGCAGCTCATTGGCATCGTGAGCCACGACCTGCGCAACCCGCTGGGGGCCATCCTCACCGGGGCATCGCTGATGCTGCGGCGCGAGGACATCCAGCCGTGGCACGCGAAGGCGGCGGCGCGCATCCTGTCCGCGGCGGAGCGGGCGACGCGGATGATCCGCGACCTGCTGGACTTCACCCAGGCGCGCATGGGCGGCGGCATCCCGGTGCAGGCGGCGCCGTGTGACTTCCACGCGCTGACGATGCAGGTGGTGGAGGAGGCGCGCACGGCGCACCCGGAGCGCACCATCCTGGTGGCGCAGGAGGGGGATGGGCAGGGCGCGTGGGATTCGGACCGGATGGCGCAGGTGCTGTCCAACATCCTGGGCAACGCGCTGAAGTACAGCCCGGAGGACACGCCCGTGCGGGTGGAGAGCCGGGGAGAGCCGGACGCGCTCGTCGTCCACGTGCGCAATGGGGGAGACCCCATCCAGCCGGAGCTGCTGCCGCGCATCTTCGAACCGCTCCAGCGCGGCACGATGGTGGGCCGCTCCGAGCGCAGCATCGGGCTGGGGTTGTACATCGTGCGGCAGCTGGTGCTGGCGCACGGGGGCACGGTGGACGCGCGCTCGTCGGCCAGTGAGGGCACGGAGTTCACCGTGCGCCTGCCACGCGTGCCCGCGAGCGAAACGCCCTCCTCCGGCACGGAGTCGTAG
- a CDS encoding PAS domain-containing protein: MSSAAAPLSSSPRRASLLIVDDTPGHLLALEGILAPLGQRLVRAASGREALRRVLDEDFAAVLMDMNLGDMTGVDVLNLMRERERNKRTPVLLMTAGDGDEKEWLAAYAHGAVDYLRKPLRPEILLAKVSMFVELHLAREAVQLREEALRERERSALEVVHRERLHTFLMQAPVGISIVRGPDFTFELANPHYELLVGRKVAPGTPLTTVFPEMAAQPEILQVLRDVVRTKQPFMRPEFQVPLMRNGKLESVFFNVIYQPLVEVDGKVSGIITLATDVTEWVRSRQQTEALTQDLRRQQEALRESEQRLRMALTATQLGTFDMNMLTGALDWDARCKTLFGLPPDGEVTYARFLEGLHPEDRERVNQAVARSTDPSGTGDYDVAYRTVGLEDGVVRWVRATGRTLFEDGRALRFVGTVQDITEARLAEEERARLLAGELRRTEQLRGLSRASLALNAAGGVQAILDLVTLKARKLMGANQSAVLMMEGRDAAQPLTALSGAGADGAAVVDERGLFAQVCRENRSLRLTREALQAHPAWRDATPTPEPALPLRGFLAAPLVGHDGRNLGLVQVSDKQEGDFDAEDEMVAVQLAQMASVALENARLYETAQAERRNLFAVLKQLPAAITVLRGPDLVFEMANDLRLKLTGSRPLMGLPVRVALPELKDQGQIEQLETVYRTGETYQGREIPLRLGRDQGEDAPEGFFNLTFQPLRDAEGRVDGIVSVSWEVTEQVVARRRIEALAAELKDREQQFRTLADSIPQLSWMTEPDGSIFWYNQRWYDYTGTSLEQMAGWGWKSVHDPDDVDRVVAHYQEAMREGRLWEDQFRLRRADGTYRWFLSRAMPVRDAEGRIVRWFGTNTDIDDERKAVEALKLAEEEIRRLNTGLEKRVRERTAQLQEANKELESFSYSVSHDLRAPLRHITGFAQLLERRAAAKLDDVSRGYLTTIAGAAKQGGTLVDDLLAFSRMGRAEMRRTPVDLGQLVTEARKDLLPEESGRQVGWQVSELPTVEGDPALLRQVIHNLLANALKYTRPKPEALIEVGAREAEGEAVVWVRDNGVGFEMQYVDKLFGVFQRLHTAEEFEGTGIGLANVRRIVSRHGGRTWAEGAVGQGATFTFTLPRTSPLTEKKEEERTRA, encoded by the coding sequence ATGTCCTCCGCCGCCGCGCCCCTGTCCTCCTCTCCCCGCCGGGCGAGCCTGCTCATCGTCGACGACACCCCCGGCCACCTGCTGGCGCTGGAGGGCATCCTCGCGCCCCTGGGACAGCGCCTGGTGCGCGCCGCGTCCGGCCGCGAGGCGCTGCGGCGGGTGCTGGACGAGGACTTCGCCGCCGTCCTGATGGACATGAACCTGGGCGACATGACGGGCGTGGACGTGCTGAACCTGATGCGCGAGCGCGAGCGCAACAAGCGCACGCCCGTGCTGCTGATGACCGCGGGCGACGGGGACGAGAAGGAGTGGCTGGCCGCGTACGCGCATGGCGCGGTGGACTACCTGCGCAAGCCGCTGCGGCCTGAGATCCTGCTGGCCAAGGTGTCGATGTTCGTGGAGCTGCACCTGGCGCGCGAGGCCGTGCAGCTGCGGGAAGAGGCGCTGCGCGAGCGCGAGCGCAGCGCCCTGGAGGTGGTGCACCGCGAGCGGCTGCACACCTTCCTCATGCAGGCCCCGGTGGGCATCTCCATCGTGCGCGGGCCGGACTTCACCTTCGAGCTGGCGAACCCCCACTACGAGCTGCTGGTGGGCCGGAAGGTGGCGCCGGGCACCCCCCTGACGACCGTGTTCCCGGAGATGGCGGCGCAGCCGGAGATCCTCCAGGTGCTGCGCGACGTGGTGCGCACGAAGCAGCCCTTCATGCGGCCCGAGTTCCAGGTGCCGCTGATGCGCAACGGCAAGCTGGAGTCCGTCTTCTTCAACGTCATCTACCAGCCGCTGGTGGAGGTGGACGGCAAGGTGTCCGGCATCATCACGCTGGCCACCGACGTGACGGAGTGGGTGCGCTCGCGCCAGCAGACGGAGGCGCTCACCCAGGACCTGCGCCGCCAGCAGGAGGCCCTGCGTGAGAGCGAGCAGCGCCTGCGGATGGCGCTGACGGCCACGCAGCTGGGCACCTTCGACATGAACATGCTGACGGGCGCGCTGGACTGGGATGCGCGCTGCAAGACCCTCTTCGGCCTGCCGCCGGACGGGGAGGTCACCTACGCGCGGTTCCTGGAGGGGCTGCACCCGGAGGACCGCGAGCGCGTGAACCAGGCGGTGGCGCGCAGCACGGACCCATCCGGCACGGGCGACTACGACGTCGCCTACCGCACCGTGGGGCTGGAGGACGGCGTGGTGCGCTGGGTGCGCGCCACGGGGCGGACGCTCTTCGAGGACGGGCGGGCCCTGCGCTTCGTGGGCACGGTGCAGGACATCACCGAGGCCCGGCTCGCGGAGGAGGAGCGGGCGCGGCTGCTGGCGGGGGAGCTGCGCCGCACCGAGCAGCTCCGCGGGCTGTCGCGCGCGAGCCTGGCGCTCAACGCGGCCGGAGGCGTGCAGGCCATCCTGGACCTGGTCACCCTCAAGGCGCGCAAGCTGATGGGCGCGAACCAGTCCGCCGTGCTGATGATGGAGGGACGTGATGCGGCCCAGCCGCTCACCGCCCTGTCGGGCGCGGGCGCGGACGGCGCGGCGGTGGTGGACGAGCGGGGCCTCTTCGCCCAGGTGTGCCGGGAGAACCGCTCGCTGCGCCTGACGCGCGAGGCGTTGCAGGCGCATCCGGCGTGGCGGGACGCGACGCCCACGCCGGAGCCGGCGCTGCCCCTGCGCGGCTTCCTGGCGGCGCCGCTGGTGGGGCACGACGGCCGCAACCTGGGGCTGGTGCAGGTGTCCGACAAGCAGGAGGGCGACTTCGACGCGGAGGACGAGATGGTCGCCGTGCAGCTGGCGCAGATGGCCAGCGTGGCGCTGGAGAACGCGCGCCTGTACGAGACGGCGCAGGCGGAGCGGCGCAACCTGTTCGCGGTGCTCAAGCAGCTGCCCGCCGCCATCACCGTGCTGCGCGGCCCGGACCTGGTGTTCGAGATGGCCAACGACCTGCGCCTGAAGCTCACCGGCTCGCGGCCCCTGATGGGACTGCCCGTCCGCGTGGCCCTGCCGGAGCTGAAGGACCAGGGGCAGATCGAGCAACTGGAGACGGTCTACCGCACGGGAGAGACGTACCAGGGGCGTGAGATTCCCCTGCGCCTGGGGCGCGACCAGGGCGAGGACGCACCCGAGGGCTTCTTCAACCTCACATTCCAGCCGCTGCGCGACGCGGAGGGGCGCGTGGACGGCATCGTGTCCGTGTCGTGGGAGGTCACCGAGCAGGTGGTCGCGCGCCGGCGCATCGAAGCGCTGGCCGCGGAGCTGAAGGATCGCGAGCAGCAGTTCCGCACGCTCGCGGACTCCATCCCGCAGTTGTCCTGGATGACGGAGCCGGACGGCAGCATCTTCTGGTACAACCAGCGCTGGTACGACTACACCGGCACGAGCCTGGAGCAGATGGCGGGCTGGGGTTGGAAGTCCGTGCATGACCCGGACGACGTGGACCGGGTGGTGGCCCACTACCAGGAGGCGATGCGCGAGGGCCGGCTGTGGGAGGACCAGTTCCGCCTGCGCCGCGCGGATGGCACCTACCGCTGGTTCCTGTCGCGAGCGATGCCGGTGCGGGACGCGGAGGGGAGGATCGTCCGCTGGTTCGGCACGAACACGGACATCGACGATGAGCGCAAGGCGGTGGAGGCCCTGAAGCTGGCGGAAGAGGAGATCCGCCGCCTGAACACCGGCCTGGAGAAGCGCGTGCGCGAGCGCACCGCCCAGCTCCAGGAGGCGAACAAGGAGCTGGAGTCCTTCAGCTACTCCGTGTCACACGACCTGCGCGCGCCGCTGCGCCACATCACCGGCTTCGCGCAGTTGCTGGAGCGGCGGGCGGCGGCGAAGCTGGACGACGTGTCGCGGGGCTACCTCACCACCATCGCCGGCGCGGCGAAGCAGGGCGGCACGCTGGTGGACGACCTGCTGGCGTTCAGCCGCATGGGCCGGGCGGAGATGCGGCGCACGCCGGTGGACCTGGGGCAGCTGGTGACGGAGGCCCGCAAGGACCTGCTGCCGGAAGAGAGCGGGCGCCAGGTCGGGTGGCAGGTGAGCGAGCTGCCGACGGTGGAGGGCGACCCGGCATTGTTGCGACAGGTGATCCACAACCTGCTGGCCAATGCACTGAAGTATACGCGTCCGAAGCCGGAGGCCCTCATCGAGGTGGGGGCGCGCGAGGCGGAAGGGGAAGCGGTGGTCTGGGTGCGCGACAACGGCGTGGGCTTCGAGATGCAGTATGTGGACAAGTTGTTTGGTGTCTTCCAGCGGCTGCACACGGCCGAGGAGTTCGAGGGCACCGGCATCGGGCTCGCGAACGTGCGGCGCATCGTGTCCCGCCATGGCGGACGGACCTGGGCGGAGGGCGCCGTGGGGCAGGGCGCGACCTTCACCTTCACCCTGCCCCGGACTTCTCCGCTGACGGAGAAGAAGGAAGAAGAGCGCACGCGTGCTTGA